A single Dermacentor albipictus isolate Rhodes 1998 colony chromosome 3, USDA_Dalb.pri_finalv2, whole genome shotgun sequence DNA region contains:
- the LOC135896976 gene encoding soma ferritin, whose product MAATQPRQNYHVECEARINKQINMELYASYVYTSMAYYFDRDDVALPGFHKFFKKSSEEEREHAEKLMKYQNMRGGRVVLQPIQKPAQDEWGAGLDAMQAALELEKTVNQSLLDLHKLATDHNDAQLCDFLESEYLAEQVKAIKELSDYVTNLKRVGPGLGEYMFDKETLSD is encoded by the exons ATGGCCGCTACTCAGCCCCGTCAGAACTACCACGTCGAATGCGAAGCCCGCATCAACAAGCAGATCAACATGGAACTCTACGCGAGCTACGTCTACACATCAATG GCCTACTACTTTGACCGCGATGATGTGGCACTGCCGGGATTCCACAAGTTCTTCAAGAAAAGCAGCGAGGAGGAGCGTGAGCATGCTGAGAAGCTGATGAAGTATCAGAATATGCGTGGAGGGCGTGTGGTGCTGCAGCCAATCCAGAAGCCAGCACAGGACGAATGGGGTGCAGGCTTGGACGCCATGCAGGCTGCGCTGGAGCTGGAGAAGACTGTTAACCAGTCACTGCTTGACCTGCACAAGCTGGCGACTGATCACAATGATGCTCAG CTGTGTGACTTCCTGGAAAGTGAGTACTTGGCAGAGCAGGTGAAGGCCATCAAGGAGCTGTCCGATTATGTGACCAACTTGAAGCGTGTTGGCCCTGGCCTCGGAGAGTACATGTTTGACAAGGAGACCCTGTCAGACTAG
- the Nup50 gene encoding nuclear pore complex protein Nup50 isoform X2, translating into MASINFSTLLALRKVRKRAAATAHRTRSQAQVAQQVVRRAELRKTGGLNMAKRQASKELNADNWEEEDEPEDQGQFKKADKEEIGRRVIKTAKRSLTNTSASASPFGGFGFAKADAKKPPDATLPNGSTSTVPPDKKPQNEDPVFLGKLKRLNECLLSWVKQHVESNPFSDFRPVFRDYEHHLTEIRKFSTSGPELPKLPTFNFASSVPTNLNFDQAPKGDPKSNTPASESSKPETSSSGTTATKSFIFGMQAAPTSSHAPTPTFTFGLSTVAPTTTSTQKDTNGSDEEEYVPPKEEFAPVEEKDAVYTKRCKLFQKKDNGYAEKGVGILYIKPQKDKYQLLIRADTKLGNILLNIMLAPSLPVSRLGKNNVALVCIPNPPTNGKDEPASPTTMLLRVRTAEDADDLKDALERYKNEKKDS; encoded by the exons ATGGCGTCAATAAATTTTT CGACACTTCTCGCGCTGCGCAAAGTGCGAAAAAGGGCAGCTGCTACCGCGCATCGAACGCGCAGTCAGGCGCAGGTCGCTCAGCAAGTAGTGCGCCGGGCAGAACTTCGAAAGACAGGTGGTTT AAACATGGCAAAGCGACAAGCTTCCAAAGAACTGAACGCTGACAACTGGGAAGAGGAGGACGAACCAGAAGATCAAGGCCAGTTCAAGAAAGCTGACAAAGAGGAAATTGGACGCCGTGTAATCAAGACTGCCAAGCGTAGCCTCACCAACACGTCA GCCTCAGCTAGTCCCTTTGGTGGCTTTGGTTTTGCCAAGGCGGATGCCAAAAAGCCACCAGACGCCACACTACCCAACGGCTCCACATCAACAGTACCACCTGACAAGAAGCCACAAAATGAAGATCCAGTTTTTCTAGGCAAGCTGAAG CGCTTAAACGAGTGCCTGCTGAGCTGGGTAAAGCAGCATGTGGAGTCCAATCCATTCTCGGATTTCCGTCCCGTCTTCCGGGACTACGAACATCATCTAACCGAAATCCGAAAGTTTTCCACATCTGGACCTGAACTGCCCAAGTTACCCACATTCAATTTTGCATCATCAGTCCCCACCAATTTAAACTTCGACCAGGCACCTAAAG GTGACCCAAAGTCTAATACTCCTGCCTCAGAGTCTTCCAAACCTGAAACCAGTTCTTCGGGTACCACCGCGACGAAGTCTTTTATATTTGGGATGCAGGCTGCACCTACATCTTCCCATGCCCCGACACCAACTTTCACATTTGGGTTATCAACAGTTGCCCCAACGACAACTTCAACTCAGAAGGACACTAATG GTTCTGATGAGGAGGAGTACGTTCCTCCAAAGGAAGAGTTTGCTCCAGTTGAAGAAAAGGATGCCGTGTACACCAAACG GTGCAAGCTGTTCCAGAAGAAAGACAACGGCTATGCAGAAAAGGGTGTGGGCATCCTCTACATCAAGCCACAGAAGGACAAATACCAGCTGCTAATCAGGGCTGACACCAAGCTCG GTAACATACTGCTAAACATCATGCTGGCCCCGTCGTTGCCAGTGTCACGTTTGGGCAAGAATAATGTGGCACTGGTGTGCATTCCAAACCCACCTACGAATGGCAAGGACGAGCCAGCAAGCCCTACAACTATGCTGCTTCGCGTGCGTACAGCTGAAGACGCTGATGACCTGAAAGATGCCTTGGAGCgctacaagaatgagaagaaggaCAGCTGA
- the Nup50 gene encoding nuclear pore complex protein Nup50 isoform X1: MAKRQASKELNADNWEEEDEPEDQGQFKKADKEEIGRRVIKTAKRSLTNTSASASPFGGFGFAKADAKKPPDATLPNGSTSTVPPDKKPQNEDPVFLGKLKRLNECLLSWVKQHVESNPFSDFRPVFRDYEHHLTEIRKFSTSGPELPKLPTFNFASSVPTNLNFDQAPKGDPKSNTPASESSKPETSSSGTTATKSFIFGMQAAPTSSHAPTPTFTFGLSTVAPTTTSTQKDTNGSDEEEYVPPKEEFAPVEEKDAVYTKRCKLFQKKDNGYAEKGVGILYIKPQKDKYQLLIRADTKLGNILLNIMLAPSLPVSRLGKNNVALVCIPNPPTNGKDEPASPTTMLLRVRTAEDADDLKDALERYKNEKKDS, translated from the exons ATGGCAAAGCGACAAGCTTCCAAAGAACTGAACGCTGACAACTGGGAAGAGGAGGACGAACCAGAAGATCAAGGCCAGTTCAAGAAAGCTGACAAAGAGGAAATTGGACGCCGTGTAATCAAGACTGCCAAGCGTAGCCTCACCAACACGTCA GCCTCAGCTAGTCCCTTTGGTGGCTTTGGTTTTGCCAAGGCGGATGCCAAAAAGCCACCAGACGCCACACTACCCAACGGCTCCACATCAACAGTACCACCTGACAAGAAGCCACAAAATGAAGATCCAGTTTTTCTAGGCAAGCTGAAG CGCTTAAACGAGTGCCTGCTGAGCTGGGTAAAGCAGCATGTGGAGTCCAATCCATTCTCGGATTTCCGTCCCGTCTTCCGGGACTACGAACATCATCTAACCGAAATCCGAAAGTTTTCCACATCTGGACCTGAACTGCCCAAGTTACCCACATTCAATTTTGCATCATCAGTCCCCACCAATTTAAACTTCGACCAGGCACCTAAAG GTGACCCAAAGTCTAATACTCCTGCCTCAGAGTCTTCCAAACCTGAAACCAGTTCTTCGGGTACCACCGCGACGAAGTCTTTTATATTTGGGATGCAGGCTGCACCTACATCTTCCCATGCCCCGACACCAACTTTCACATTTGGGTTATCAACAGTTGCCCCAACGACAACTTCAACTCAGAAGGACACTAATG GTTCTGATGAGGAGGAGTACGTTCCTCCAAAGGAAGAGTTTGCTCCAGTTGAAGAAAAGGATGCCGTGTACACCAAACG GTGCAAGCTGTTCCAGAAGAAAGACAACGGCTATGCAGAAAAGGGTGTGGGCATCCTCTACATCAAGCCACAGAAGGACAAATACCAGCTGCTAATCAGGGCTGACACCAAGCTCG GTAACATACTGCTAAACATCATGCTGGCCCCGTCGTTGCCAGTGTCACGTTTGGGCAAGAATAATGTGGCACTGGTGTGCATTCCAAACCCACCTACGAATGGCAAGGACGAGCCAGCAAGCCCTACAACTATGCTGCTTCGCGTGCGTACAGCTGAAGACGCTGATGACCTGAAAGATGCCTTGGAGCgctacaagaatgagaagaaggaCAGCTGA